From Polynucleobacter sp. AP-Sving-400A-A2:
AATACTCTCGCTCCCACGAAGTAAATGACGGACTTTGGTGACTTTTCCATCGACAGTTACCGCCCCAGCCTCAACCCAGGATTTAAGGCGATTGCGGGAATAATCAGGCAAAGCGCCACCAAGAAACTTATCTAAACGCTCTCCACTGACCTCGGGAGGAACTTCTAGGGCTATGAAATCCTCATCATCGATATAATCAATGGGATTCGAATCGGGAGTATGCGGCAATGCCACGCTTAAAGAGCCTTTTAGTTATGTCGGACGTTATTACAGACGCCAGTTTAAGGCTTGCGACCACCCTTGGGTCATCTTCCAGAAAATCCTTTATTTCTCTCCTTGTTGGCGCTAGCGCTGCTTGTCTTGTCCTGAGTGGATGCGCAGGCAGTGATGGCCAAAAAGATGACACTGATATTTGGTCAGAAACAAAACTGTATTCCGAAGCCACCGAGAAAATGAAGGACGCGGACTATGCAAAGTGCGGTAAGTATTTTGAAAAGTTAGAAGGTCGCTTCCCATTTGGACCTTATTCTCAACAGGCACAAATTAATGCCGCCTTCTGCTATTGGAAAGCGCAAGAGCAAGCCCAGGCTCTAGTTGCTATCGATCGATTTATCAAGCTTCATCAAGGCAGTCCCAATTTAGATTACGGCTATTACCTCAAGGGCTTAATCAGCTTTAATGATGATTTGGGTTGGCTCGGTAAATTTACAGGGCAAGATTTGAGTGAGCGTGACCCGAAGGCGGCTAAAGAAGCTTTTGAATCTTTCAAGGTTGTTGTTGAGCGTTTTCCTGATAGTAAATATGCGCCCGATTCTTTAGATCGGATGCGTTATATCGTGAATTCATTAGCAGAGGCGGATGTCATTGTGGCTCGCTTCTACTATCAACGCGGCGCCTACTTAGCCTCTGCTAATCGAGCTCAGCTGGTTATACGAGATTATGATCGCGCACCAGCCGTTGAGGAGGCGCTCTACCTTCTGACAAAGTCTTATGAGAAGCTGGGCATGACTGATCTTAGTAACGATGCAGCCCGTGTCTTTAAGCTGAACTTCCCCGACAGTCAAATGCTGATCACTGGTCAACGTGTTCAAAAAGAACGTCGCTGGTGGCAGATCTGGAATAAGTAAGGGCTAATAAGAATCAATAACGCCAGCCATTTCACTCAGTAAGGACCGGCACCCTCTGCGCCAATGCGCAAATCAGTTCATAACCGATGGTGCCGCTCATTTGAGCTACATCATCTACTGGTACCTCGTTGCCCCATAGCTCCACCACAGTGCCTATCTTGGCATTGGGTGCCTCGCGCAGATCAATCGTCAGCATGTCCATAGAGACTCTTCCAACAATTGGGCAAATGACGCCATCGCCCTGAGCATCAGCAGCCCCAACCCAAACCGGTGTGCCATCTTCCGCATGACGTGGATATCCGTCGGCATAGCCACCAGCGATCACACCAATGCGCATATCTTCTGGAGCTTGATAGCGACCACCGTAACCCACATGATCACCTTTCTTGAGATTTTGAATATCGATGATTTCACTACGCAAACTCATCACTGCTTGAAATTCAGTGCGGACGATGTCGGCATGCACCCCAGTTGGCGAAACACCGTAAAGCAAAATACCCGGACGCACCCAATCCCCCAATGCGTTGCGATGCCAAAGGATCGCGGCTGAATTCGCTAAGGAAGATGGCGCCTCAAGTCCTTCGGTAGTTTTGTTAAAACACTCCATTTGCTCTCCGACCGTTGGCGAATGCTCAACCTGGTCCGCATTAGCAAAGTGAGTCATGTGGTGTAGATGGTATCCGGCAGCGTGCAAACGGTGAAAGGCAGTACGATAATCCTCCGGCCTAAAACCAAGGCGATTCATTCCAGAATTCAGTTTCAGGAAGACGTTTATTGGGCGACCTGAATGATTTTGGACGCTTTCTAGCCAAATAACCTGCTTCTCACTGTGAACCACTAAGTCACATTGAAGCTTAATTACTAGCTCTAGCTCTCGCCGACTAAAAAGACCCTCTAAAAGGAGGATGCGACCTCCCCAACTATGATCTCTTAGCCATTGAGCATCAGCAATATCGAGCAAGGCAAAGCCATCGGTAGATTCCAGCCCCTTAAAGGCGGCTTCTAGGCTGTGGCCATAGGCTTTTGCCTTCACAACTGACCAGATCTTCGATTCTGGGGCAAGCTCCCGAATACGGCCTAAATTATGTCGAAAGGCATCAGTGTGTATAGTTGCCACAATAGGCCTACTAATAAAACGGTTAGCCGACTGACTCATTTACACCCTCCTTTCATGTTTTAATTAATTAATGACTAGATTGTACGAATGAACCGTAGTTTTTACATCATTATGGCGGCGCAATTTTTTTCGTCGCTTGCTGATAACGCCTTGCTGATCGCAGCAATCGCCCTCTTGGTCCAGCTTAATGCTCCGGCCTGGATGACTCCTTTGCTCAAATTATTCTTTGTCCTCTCTTATGTATTGCTGGCAGCCTTTGTGGGGGCTTTTGCTGACTCCCGCCCCAAGGGTAATGTCATGTTCATTACCAATACGATTAAGTTTATCGGTTGCGTAGTCATGCTATTCGGAAGCCACCCCTTACTGGCCTATGCAATTGTGGGACTAGGAGCTGCTGCCTATTCACCTGCTAAGTACGGCATTCTCACAGAACTACTCCCCCCAGAAAAGCTGGTGGCAGCCAATGGCTGGATTGAGGGGCTTACGGTAGGCTCCATCATCATGGGCACCGTTCTTGGCGGAGTGTTGATTAGCAAGTCCGTATCTGAAAGTCTCCTGGGATTTGATATACCCGTCCTAGAAACTGGCATCGATACTGCGGCAGAGTCCGCCATCATGATCATCATGATGATTTATGTTCTGGCAGCACTCATTAATTTACGCATCCCCGATACTGGAGCCCGCTACGAGTCCCAAAAAACCAACCCAATCGAGTTGGTAAAAGATTTTGCTGTCTGCTTCAAGACCCTTTGGGATGATCGTCTTGGCCAGATCTCATTGGCAGTCACCACTCTATTTTGGGGTGCCGGTGCCACCTTACAATTTATTGTGATTAAGTGGGCTCAGGTTGCTCTTCATATGACCTTATCCCAAGGCGCTATTCTTCAAGCAATATCTGCATTTGGGGTTGCTGGAGGAGCTATGTATGCCGCCTGGCGCATCCCTCTCAGAAATTCACTGAAGGTACTCCCCTATGGCATTGCCATGGGTTTAGTCGTTTGTGTCATGGCTATCTACAACTCTGACATGCTGCCTAACATTACGGTCTTGACTGTTGGGCAGTTTGAGCTTTCACTCAAATTGATACCAGCATACTTCTTATTGATTTTGGTGGGCTGGTTGGCGGGCTATTTTGTAGTGCCCATGAATGCCCTACTGCAACATCGTGGGCACGTACTAATGTCAGCTGGCCACTCCATTGCAGTTCAAAACTTTAATGAAAATATTTCTGTTTTGATGATGCTACTAATCTACTCTGGATTGATTTGGTTGGATGTTCCAATTCAGGCAGTCATTATTGGCTTTGGCGTAGTAGTGAGTGTGATCATGTGGATGGTAATTAAACGTCATGCTGCCAATCAAGCTGAATATGACTCGATGCATTTAATTGGTGAACACAAGCACTAAGTCTAGGGCCTAGATATTTTGCAATACTGACTTAGCAAGCAGTAGATCTTGCCAAAATAGAGCCTTATCTTTCGGCCTTGAAAGTAATTGATTTAATTCAAAAGTAGCTATCAGCGGCAGATCCTCTGCACCATCAGCATTAATTGCTAAAACAGTTTCGCGAAGTTCTGGCAGTGCATCCCGCTCACCAGATAGTTTTTGAGCAGCAGCGCCACCAAAGGCTAAGGCAACTATGGGTGTTCCATCTTGCGGCAATAGGTCGGGATTGAATTTATCCGCGGGATTTTTCCAAGACCACTCTTTTGGAGTTAAACCGAGAACTCGAATGACATTCTGAAAAAGGACTTCGGCATCACCCTGAGGTTTATTACCAAAAAACCACCAGATTCCTAAAGAATGACGCTCTTGTGTTTCTGTAGCAGGCAATACAGGGGCAGACTGATCATTACTTACCTCGGCAGCAAGTATTGCTTGAGTGGGCTCTGGAGCAGCGTCGCGCAATGTCCACTCAGTGATGCCCATCTCTTTAAGAAAGGTGGAGTTGGTGCTCATATTCATACCTCAAGCTTAATCGATTTAGCCAAAACTAGCGCATCTTCACGCAAGCCATTGACAGCATCGACTGGGTAATAATTTTTTCGTAAACCAATCTGCTCATAGCCAAGACTTTGATAGAGGTGAAGGGCTGCCTCGTTGCTAGGACGAACCTCTAAAATAATGCGAGGCATGTTTTGCTGTGCAGCTACACCCTCAATTGCACTCATCATTTTTACGCCGATACCTAAGCGACGTAACTTAGGTGAGACAGTAATATTTAGGAGATGCAATTCGTCTACAGCGGGAAACAAGATGCAATAGGCCCAAAGAATATCTGGATCTAAATAACTCCCTTTTACCGCATCTGCTAATTGGGGTCTCACGCAATAAGCCCAATGACCCACAGCCAATGAGTCTGAGAAATTACCCTTAGTCCATGGGTGAATGTGTGAAACAGCTTCAATAGCCAAAACTGAATCTAAATCTGCCGCGGTCATAGGCAAAAATGAAAGCTCAGAAACGCCTTCAGTATTCGATTGCACAGAGTGAAGCTTATCAACCATGTTGTTGACTTCGCTCCGCAGAAGTCAAAGCTACCTTATTGCGAATGTATAGCGGCTCCAGCAAGTGAATATCTTGTTGCAGACCTTGACTCCACATGTTTTGCGCGCAAGCTAAAACGCCCAAGGCATTGACTCCGATAGTTGAATCGAGATGGGCGCTAGAAAATGGATTGGGAGCAGTAACAAAAAGGCGATCACCAAACTCAGCAATTGCACTTCCCGCTAGAAAATCAATCTGCGTGAGCTCAACTCCCTCTGGAGCAGTTAGGTGAATATCATCCTGACGTGCAAGTAATAGATTAGCTCCAACTCGATAGCGAGCCCAGTAAACCTCCCCCATGCGAGCATCAACAGCAATGACACAAGACTGCGCCCCAGATGCGATAAATGCAGGGGTTTGAGCCAGTTGACTGGCAATAGCATCCAAACTAGCGATGGGAAGCACTGGCAGGCGAGCAGCTGTTGCCAAACCCTGAACAGCAGCAACGCCAAGGCGAACACCTGTGAAAGCCCCAGGACCGATTCCTATGGCAATGGCATCCAAATCGGCAAGTTCGATCGAGGCTTCGGATAACAACTCTTGAACCCAAGGTAATAAAAGTTGACTAGCTCCAGCCGACACCTTTTGGTGGCGAACTATAGGGGGAGCATTAGCTAAAGATAAAGCCACCGAACACCATGCCGAGGAGGTATCGATGGCCAATATATGGGTCAATGGGAACTCTCTTGATCTTATAAACTCAAGCTTGCAATGATATCTGGTGGCGCCTGAACTAGTTCAATCAATACGCCCTCACCGCAAAGAGGAAACGCTTCATTTCCTTTGGGGTGAACAAAAGTAATGTCATAGCCAGCAGCGCCCTTACGTATCCCGCCAGGAGCAAAGCGAAGACCTTGGGAAGATAACCATTCAACAGCCTTTGGAAGGTCATCAACCCATAAGCCAATGTGATTCAGGGGTGTTTGATGAACAGCGGGCTTCTTTTCGATATCGAATGGCTGCATCAAATCCACTTCAATCTCATGAGCCCCCTTACCGATCGAGCAAATATCCTCATCTACGTTTTCACGTTCGGATACAAAAGTGCTTTTGTACTCAAAGCCTAATAAGTCAACCCAAAGCTTACGAAGACGATTCTTGTCTTCTCCGCCGATAGCAATCTGCTGAATCCCCAATATCTTGAATGGCTTAGTCATGATTGCCTTATTCAAAGCGAATGATCATTTGATCAACTGCCAAGCTTTCACCAACATTGGCACAGATTTCAGCAACGACACCATCTTGAGCAGCAACAAGCGTGTTCTCCATCTTCATTGCTTCAATGGCAGCTAATTTTTGACCGGCTGTAACAGTCTCGCCAACTTTGACAGAAACATTGCTCAACAGACCTGGCATAGGCGACATTACTAACTTAGAGGTATCTGGCGGGATCTTGACCAACATACGGCGCTGAAGCTCGGCACCGAGGGGGCTAAGCACCATACACTCAAAATGGGCGCCATCTAAAACAAGCGCGTATTTCACACCCTTACGCTCAACCTGCGCAGTAATTTTTTGCGTGTCATTGATGGTGGCGTGTAAACAAATTTCACCTGGACGCCATTTGCTAACGATGTTGTAAGAAGTAACATCACTTCCCTCTTCAATGTAGACAGAGTAAATGCCGTCTTTAAGCTCAACCCGGATAGGGATTTCTTTGATGTCTTCGCTTGAGCCTACCCTCGATCCAGTGACAACGACAAACCTCTTGGCAATGGTCATTTCATGACCAGCTAACTGGCCATCAATCATTTTGATGTGCTCAAGATAGCGATAGCGCATGAATGCCGCTAGGGCTGCTAAACGTTGAGGATCGGCTGGTTGTACAGAATCTTTTTTGAAACCATCTGGATACTCTTCAGCAATAAAGCCAGTTGTAAAGTCTCCCGATACAAATCGGGGGTGCTGCAATAAAGCGGCTTGAAAAGGAATATTTGAGTGGATACCACGAATAACAAAGTCATTTAGTGCTGAGCGCATCTTTTCTATTGCTTCAGTACGATCCTTGCCATGCACAATCAGTTTGGCAATCATAGAGTCGTAATACATCGGGATCTCGCCACCCTCATAGACGCCTGTATCGACACGCACGCCATCTTGCTCTGCTGGCGGACGGTATTTAACTAAGCGGCCAGTCGATGGCAAGAAGTTACGAAATGGATCATCTGCATTAATACGGCACTCCATCGACCAACCATCTAGCTTGATATCTTCCTGCTTAAATGCCAGCTTTTCACCAGCAGCCACACGAATCATCTGCTCAACTAAATCGAGACCAGTAATGCCTTCAGTCACTGGGTGCTCTACTTGCAGGCGGGTATTCATCTCGAGGAAGTAGAAGGACTTGTCTTTACCTACTACGAACTCTACGGTACCAGCAGATTGATAGTTAACAGCCTTTGCTAAAGCAACGGCTTGCTCACCCATAGCCTTACGTGTTGCAGGATCAATAAAAGGAGATGGAGCCTCTTCAATTACCTTTTGATGGCGGCGCTGAATCGAGCAATCACGCTCACCGAGATACACGATATTGCCGTGTGCATCACCCAGCACCTGAATCTCAATATGACGAGGGCCTTCAACAAATTTTTCAATGAAGACACGATCATCACCGAAGCTATTGAGGGCTTCAGTACGACAGGCTGTAAAGCCCTCAAAAGCCTCTTTGTCATTAAAGGCTACACGTAAACCTTTACCACCACCTCCTGCTGATGCCTTAATCATGACGGGATAGCCAATACCTTGGGCAATCTTGACAGCATCTTCCGCCTTTTCAATTGCTTCATTAAATCCAGGAATCGTATTAACCTTAGCTTCTAAGGCAAGTTTTTTGGAAGCAATCTTGTCGCCCATCGCTGCGATAGACTGATGTTTAGGGCCGATAAAAACAATGCCCTCTTCTTCGCAACGACGTGCAAATTGCTCATTTTCGGATAAGAAACCGTAGCCAGGATGAACTGCTTCGGCTCCAGTATCCTTGCAGGCTTGAATGATGCGATCCATTACGAGGTAGGATTCACGTGATGGTGCAGGCCCGATACAAACTGCTTCATCAGCCATCTGTACATGGCGCGCTTCCTTATCAGCTTCAGAGTAGACAGCAACCGTCTTAATACCCATCTTTTTGGCGGTTTTCATCACACGGCAAGCGATCTCGCCGCGGTTGGCAATCAAAATTTTCTTAAACATTTTTGTAGTCATGATTTTTCCGGCGCCTTAAAGGGGGATGTTGCCGTGTTTGCGCGGTGGATTTGTAAGCTCTTTATCCTTGAGCATTGCCAGAGAGCGTGAGATACGTTTACGTGTTTCGTGAGGCAAGATCACGTCATCTATATAGCCACGACGACCAGCCACAAAGGGATTGGCAAACTTGGCCTTGTACTCAGCTTCCCGTGCCGTAATTTTTGCAGGATCAGACTTTTCTTCGCGGAAAATGATTTCAACAGCCCCTTTGGGGCCCATGACTGCAATTTCAGCTGAGGGCCAAGCGAAGTTCACATCGCCACGCAAATGCTTAGAGGCCATCACATCATAGGCGCCACCGTAAGCCTTACGAGTAATTAGTGTGACCTTAGGAACGGTGCAGTCCGCATAAGCATAGAGTAACTTTGCGCCATGCTTGATGATGCCGCCATATTCTTGAGATGTGCCCGGCATAAATCCTGGGACATCAACTAAGGTGACCACTGGAATATTAAAAGCATCGCAAAAGCGAACGAAACGTGCCGCTTTGATAGATGCCTTGATATCCAAGCAGCCAGCTAACACTAGGGGCTGATTAGCGACGATACCAATTGAACGGCCTTCCATGCGTGCAAAACCAATCAAGATGTTTTTAGCGTAATCAGGCTGCAGCTCAAAGAACTCGCCATCATCAACAATTTTCCTGACCAATTCTTTCATATCGTAAGGCTGATTTGGATTGCTTGGCACTAATGTATCGAGCGAGAAGTCAGGCTCTTCAGTACGTTGCGCCCCATTGATCATGGGCGGCTTTTCACGATTCGATAATGGGAGATAGTTAAAGAAACGACGGAGCATCATGATGGCATCAACGTCATTATCAAAAGCGAGGTCGCAAACCCCTGAAATAGTTGAATGCGTTATTGCACCGCCGAGCTCTTCAGCAGTCACATCCTCATGCGTTACCGTCTTCACGACTTCTGGACCAGTCACAAACATGTAAGAGCTGTCCTTCACCATAAAGATGAAGTCTGTGAGTGCGGGCGAGTAAACAGCGCCACCCGCTGATGGGCCCATGATCAAAGAGATTTGTGGAATTACACCAGAAGCGGTGACATTACGCTGGAAAATTTCAGCATAACCTCCTAGAGAAGCAACACCCTCTTGAATACGCGCACCACCAGAATCATTCAAGCCAATCACAGGTGCACCTACCTTAAGCGCCTGATCCATGATCTTACAAATCTTCTCCGCATGAGCCTCTGAAAGTGAGCCTCCCAATACGGTAAAGTCCTGTGAAAATACAAAGACCAAGCGGCCATTAATCATGCCATAGCCAGTAACAACGCCATCACCAGGAACAGTCTGATCAGCCATACCAAAGTCATGGCAACGATGCTCAACAAACATATCCCACTCTTCAAAGGTGCCGGCATCTAGCAAGAGCTCAATACGCTCGCGCGCTGTTAACTTACCTTTGGAATGTTGAGCAGCTATACGTTTTTGTCCACCACCTAATCTGGCGAGCTCACGCTTTGCTTCTAGCTGTTGAATGATTTCCTTCATAACTACTCCTTAGAAAAATTCGTGACCCATTGCCTCGAGCAAACGTCTGGCAGCAACAGAAGCGGCCATCGTTCCTTGATTCACCTCGGCGCTCAGACTGGGCAAAAGTGCTTGTACTGCTGGATGGTTCTGAAAAGCATTCTTAAGGCCTGCATCAATCCGATCCCACATCCAAGCCCCTGCTTGTTGCTTACGGCGCGATGCTAATTGACCGTTCGCATTTTGTAGCTTCTGAAAATGCAGAATTTTTTCCCATAGCTCAGGAACGCCATTACCCTCTAGCGCACTCAAAGTCATAACAGTCGGATGCCAATACCCCAAGTCATGTGAGGCGTGATCAGGATTGCCTTGGAAGCCCAGCAGTCGCAAAGAGCTAGTGATAAATAATTGCGCACGTATGGCAGCATCAGGATCAATATCCACCTTATTAATCACGATCAGATCAGCAATTTCCATCACACCTTTTTTAATTGCCTGTAGATCATCGCCTGCATTAGGTAGTTGCAGTAAGAGGAACATATCGGTCATACCGGCAACGGCAATTTCACTTTGACCTACGCCTACAGTTTCGACAATCACAATGTCAAATCCTGCAGCTTCGGCAACTAGCATTGCCTCCCGAGTTTTTTCAGCTACGCCACCCAATGTGCAAGATGATGGGCTCGGACGAATAAAGGCGTTATCTAGAACAGATAACCTCTCCATACGCGTCTTATCACCCAAAATAGAACCACCCGATATGCTCGAGGATGGGTCAATAGCGAGAACCGCAACGCGATGGCCTTTTGCAATTAAATCTAAGCCTAGCGTTTCGATGAGAGTAGATTTACCAACGCCAGGTACACCTGAGATACCCAAACGAAATGACTTGCCTGTCTTTGGCAATAAAGTATTGAGAACCTCATCAGCACGCTGACGATGATCCATACGAGTGGATTCAAGCAAAGTAATGATCTTGGCCAATGCACGGCGCTGCGCCGCTGAGGGCGCACCGGTGAGGTCATTCACTAAGGCTTGGTCTACTGCATTGAGCATGCTGATTTTCTTCTTATCTAAAGTTAAGCAGGCTTTGCAGATTTGCGAATCTGCTCAAGTACATCCTTAGCAGATGCTGGAATCGGAGTGCCTGGGCCGTAAATGCCCTTAACTCCAGCCTCGTATAAGAACTCATAATCTTGCCTAGGAATGACTCCGCCCACGAAGACAATGATGTCGTCAGCACCCTGCTTTTTTAATTCAGCAATGATGGCGGGAACTAAAGTCTTATGACCCGCCGCCAAAGTGGAAACTCCTAAAGCATGGACATCATTCTCAATGGCTTGACGCGCGCACTCTTCAGGCGTTTGGAATAAGGGTCCAATATCTACGTCAAAACCTAAATCAGCAAAGGCGGTCGCAACCACTTTAGCGCCGCGATCATGACCATCCTGACCAAGCTTAGCAATCATCACACGCGGACGACGACCAAAGTCTTTTGCGAAATCGGCGATCTCGACTTTCAATTTATCCCAGCCTTCGGCTGAATCATAAGCAGCTGCATACACACCGGTCACCTTTTGAGTATCGGCGCGATGGCGCCCGTAAACTTTTTCCAATGCATCAGAAACTTCGCCAACCGTAGCGCGCAAACGGATCGCTTGCACAGCCAATTCCAATAGGTTGCCAGTGTTTTCTTCTGCGGCTTTAGTTAATGCTTCTAATGACGCTTCTACTTTCTTGGTGTCACGTTTTGCTTTGATATCTTTTAAGCGAGCAACTTGGCTTTCTCGAACCATATCGTTGTCAATCATCAGAACATCAACCAAGTCTTCTTTTCCAAGCTTGTATTTATTGACACCGACAATCACATCAGAGCCTGAATCGATCTTCGCTTGTTTCTCAGCAGCCGCAGCTTCAATCTTGAGCTTTGCCCAACCACTCTCAACAGCCTTAGTCATGCCGCCCATAGCATCGACTTCCTGAACAATCTCCCAAGCTTTATCAGCCATCTCTTGAGTCAGATTTTCCATCATGTAAGAGCCGGCCCATGGATCGATCACGCTAGTGATATGCGTCTCTTCTTGCAAAATTAATTGAGTGTTGCGGGCAATGCGGCTAGAGAACTCAGACGGCAAGGCAATCGCTTCATCAAATGAATTGGTATGCAATGATTGCGTACCACCAAATACAGCCGCCATGGCTTCGACTGTGGTGCGTACAACGTTGTTATACGGATCTTGCTCAGTTAGAGACCAGCCAGATGTTTGGCAGTGTGTTCGCAGCATCAAAGACTTTGGATTCTTTGGCTCGAAGGACTTCATGATCCGCCACCATAAAAGACGTGCAGCACGTAACTTGGCAACCTCTAAGTAAAAGTTCATACCAATCGCAAAGAAGAAAGAGAGTCGGCCAGCAAAGCCATCTACGTCTAAGCCTTTTGCCAAAGCAGTTTTGACATACTCTTTACCGTCAGCCAATGTAAATGCCAATTCGAGAACTTGGTTTGCGCCTGCCTCTTGCATGTGATAACCCGAAATCGAAATCGAGTTAAATTTTGGCATGTGTTTGGCGGTGTATTCAATGATGTCGCCGATGATGCGGATCGAAGGCTCTGGTGGGTAGATGTAGGTATTGCGCACCATAAACTCTTTCAGAATGTCATTCTGAATCGTGCCTGATAGCAACTCTTGCTTCACACCCTGCTCTTCACCAGCAACGATATAACCTGCCAAGACCGGCAGTACTGCTCCGTTCATCGTCATCGAAACGGATACCTTATCGAGCGGAATTCCATCGAATAAGATTTTCATATCTTCTACTGAGTCGATGGCTACACCCGCCTTACCAACGTCGCCAGTAACGCGCGGATGATCCGAGTCGTAACCACGATGAGTCGCTAAATCAAAAGCAACAGAAACACCCTGGCCCCCTGCATCTAGTGCTTTGCGATAAAACGCATTGGACTCTTCTGCAGTTGAGAAACCGGCGTACTGACGGATAGTCCAAGGACGCACTGAATACATAGTTGCCTGCGGTCCACGTACGAAAGGCTCAAAACCTGGCAAAGAATGTGTGTACTGAAGACCTTCGGTATCTTCGGCCGTATATAAAGCTTTTAGATGAATACCATCCGGCGTTTGCCAACCTAATTTATCAACATCACCATTGGGCGCTGACTTTTGGGCTGATTTTTTCCAGGCATCTAAATCGTAATCGGGCACATTTGGCCAAGTATTGGATGAACTCGATGCAGACTTTTTATCACTTGAACTCACAAAGTACTCCCAGTTGGCTTTTTACATCGTCATTAATTCTGTAAGGCTATTTTGCTTGACTTTTCTGAATTTGTCTAGATACTGTATACATAATTATGAATACAAAACTAATAAATAGACCTCTGTATGAAGATGTTGCTGAGCGACTGCGAGAGCAAATCTTCTCCCATGAATTAGCCCCAGGAAGTTGGCTAGATGAGCAGAGCCTAGCGGCTGCCTTTGGAATAAGCCGAACGCCCATGCGCGAGGCTATAAAGGTACTTGCTTCAGAAGGTCTGGTAATTAGCAAGATGAACAAAGGCTCTTATGTCACAGAGGTTGATAGGCGTGATTTAGAGCAAATCTTTACCGTTCTCTCTCTATTGGAGGGTCAAGCAGCCAAAGAAACAGCAATAAATGCTACTGAAGCCCAACTAACCCAATTAGATGATTTACATCACCGCCTAGAAAAGGCCGCTGCAGACAGAGATATAGGGCAGTTTTTTGAATTTAATGTCAAATTTCATGAATTAATCCAAGAAATTGCGGGAAATAAGTGGATGAATGGCGTCATTGATGACCTGCGTAAGGTACTCAAACTCCAAAGGCGCGATTCTTTAAGTAGAGGGGGCCGCCTTTTAAGTTCCCTGCTTGAGCATCGGGAAATTCTCCAGGCTATTCTCAAAAGAGATCCTGTAGCGGCAGAGATGGCTATGCGCAATCACCTCGCTAGAGGGCTTGAGGCTACGAAATAAAAGATCTGTTGCAAATACCATAAAGAACAAAGGCTTAGGTGATTAACCTAAGCCTTTTGGTGTGGATCTAGTTAATTAAGGAAATTACTTCTTAACAACAAAGTTTCCTGGCAATTTAGCGATATAGGCAGCCATGTCGAGAAGATCTGCATCGCTGTAAGGCTTGGCCTGAGAAGACATTACTGCATTGTTACGACCAAACTGCGGATTAGAGCCGCCAACTTGGTAAGCGCGCAAAGCGTAGTA
This genomic window contains:
- the scpA gene encoding methylmalonyl-CoA mutase; the encoded protein is MPDYDLDAWKKSAQKSAPNGDVDKLGWQTPDGIHLKALYTAEDTEGLQYTHSLPGFEPFVRGPQATMYSVRPWTIRQYAGFSTAEESNAFYRKALDAGGQGVSVAFDLATHRGYDSDHPRVTGDVGKAGVAIDSVEDMKILFDGIPLDKVSVSMTMNGAVLPVLAGYIVAGEEQGVKQELLSGTIQNDILKEFMVRNTYIYPPEPSIRIIGDIIEYTAKHMPKFNSISISGYHMQEAGANQVLELAFTLADGKEYVKTALAKGLDVDGFAGRLSFFFAIGMNFYLEVAKLRAARLLWWRIMKSFEPKNPKSLMLRTHCQTSGWSLTEQDPYNNVVRTTVEAMAAVFGGTQSLHTNSFDEAIALPSEFSSRIARNTQLILQEETHITSVIDPWAGSYMMENLTQEMADKAWEIVQEVDAMGGMTKAVESGWAKLKIEAAAAEKQAKIDSGSDVIVGVNKYKLGKEDLVDVLMIDNDMVRESQVARLKDIKAKRDTKKVEASLEALTKAAEENTGNLLELAVQAIRLRATVGEVSDALEKVYGRHRADTQKVTGVYAAAYDSAEGWDKLKVEIADFAKDFGRRPRVMIAKLGQDGHDRGAKVVATAFADLGFDVDIGPLFQTPEECARQAIENDVHALGVSTLAAGHKTLVPAIIAELKKQGADDIIVFVGGVIPRQDYEFLYEAGVKGIYGPGTPIPASAKDVLEQIRKSAKPA
- a CDS encoding GntR family transcriptional regulator, producing MNTKLINRPLYEDVAERLREQIFSHELAPGSWLDEQSLAAAFGISRTPMREAIKVLASEGLVISKMNKGSYVTEVDRRDLEQIFTVLSLLEGQAAKETAINATEAQLTQLDDLHHRLEKAAADRDIGQFFEFNVKFHELIQEIAGNKWMNGVIDDLRKVLKLQRRDSLSRGGRLLSSLLEHREILQAILKRDPVAAEMAMRNHLARGLEATK